The nucleotide window TTAGTGAACTTTAAAAAATTAAATCCACCAACTATATTATTATATTGTAAATCTCGGGAAAAAGAGATTATTTTTTCTTATGTCTGTTTGCTCTTCTTCTTTTCTTTCTTTTGTGAGTTGCAACCTTGTGTCTTTTTCTTTTCTTTCCGCTTGGCATAATTTTAATTTTTTAGTAACTAGTTAATATTCAGTTAATGTTCTTATTTTACTGCAACTTTAGTTTTTACTTTCTCAACAAAAGATTTTGAAGGTTTGAAAGCAGGAATGTTATGAGCAGGAATCTCAATTGCAGTGTTTTTAGAAATATTTCTTCCTGTTTTAGCAGCTCTTGTTTTAATGATAAAAGATCCAAAACCTCTTAGATAAACGTTATCCCCATTATACATAGAAGTTCTGATCTCCTGCATAAAAGCTTCTACAACTTTCTGTGTTTCATTCTTTTCTGTTCCCAACTTATTTGAGATGGTGTTTACCAATTCTGCCTTTGTCATTTCCTTATTTTAATTTTAAATTTTAGGTGTGCAAATTTAGTTAAAAAAATTGAATACTAGCAAATTAGTGACAAAATATTTTTATTCAAAGAGCAGGACTTTTTATATATATGCCATATTAAGGCAGGGTTATAATAATTAACAATAAAATAATGTGGCTGAATTAGGATGCGGAAAAAACATGAACAAAAATTAATAAATAACAGTTTTGG belongs to Chryseobacterium gleum and includes:
- a CDS encoding HU family DNA-binding protein, coding for MTKAELVNTISNKLGTEKNETQKVVEAFMQEIRTSMYNGDNVYLRGFGSFIIKTRAAKTGRNISKNTAIEIPAHNIPAFKPSKSFVEKVKTKVAVK